The genomic region ATTCTTTGGATAGTTCGCCGTAAATCCATTCTTTCGCCTCCTGCGAGAGTGTTGGTAGTGGCTCTTGGATCGTATCTGTTGGGTTTGGCAATGCCGGGATATTAATCACCTCTCCGCTAGATGACGTAAATACCCAACCCTCCTTGAGGTCGTTTATCAAACCATCAGAGGCCCCTCCATGTTTCGACTCAATTTGACCCCACAGCCTTGATAACATCTGATCAACAACTGCCTTGTCAGGTTTACCATAAATTGATTCATTAATCTCTTGGAAATGATCAACTATCTGTTGAGACGGGTAGTCCAAGGTGTTGATTTGTTGGCTTGCCTTTAAAAAGTACGCTTCTGCAAGTCTAAATTCAACAGATGCGGATCCGGTATGGCCCTCAGGAACTAAACTTGTTAAGTTAGAAATGTGATCATCGATTTCTGGCAACAATAACTTGGGATAATCCAGACGTAGTTCTGTAGATTCGCCATCTATGAATCTTTCGATTATCTCTGGTCGTTCTTTTCCGCCAGCAAAGTACTCATATGTTTGAAGACCCATCGAGATTTCTGGGCTTCTGATAAACTCTGGGTTTGAGGCATCATCAATTGGTTTATCAAGCATACTTAAAAATTATTATACAATATGCTCTCCGTTTTGTCATGATGACTAGCCAACCTGTATACTATTACCCACTATGCAAATATTTCAATGGCTAGATAATGCCCGGAAAAAAATGAATAGCACAGGTATAACATCATCTGAACTTGACAGTCTTCTTTTACTCGAATATGTATTGTCAATTAATAGAGCATCTATCCTGGCTCACCCCGAAATAACTCTCACGCAAACTCAAATAACAAAACTCGCTAAACTTCTAAAATGTCGTTTAGCTCGTGAACCATTAGCATATATTCTCGGTCACAAAGAATTTTTTGGTAGAGATTTTATCGTTAATCCTGACGCACTAATACCAAGGCCAGAATCTGAAAGTTTTATAGAAATACTTAAAAAACAAGATTTCGAGGAACAGACCATTATTGATATTGGATGTGGTTCTGGGGTCTTAGGTATAACCACCAAACTAGAACTTCCCTCGAACACAGTTATATTATCGGATGTTAGCGATAAAGCCTTGAGCGTAGCTAAGCAAAATATACAAAAACACTCTGTTGATTGTAGAACTATAAAAGCAAATCTACTGCCTGCAAGCATAGATGCAAACATAATAGTAGCTAATTTGCCATATGTCCCAATAAATTTAAAGGTTCAGCCAGAGCTAAATTTTGAGCCAGCAATTGCTTTGTATGCAAAGGATGGTGGTATGGAATTATATCAAAAGCTCTGGAGTCAAATATCTACAAAACCCTCAATCCACTTTGTATTAACTGAAAGTCTAGTATTTCAACACAATGATATGGCAGTGATTGCTAAAAGCGCTGGGTTCCTACCGGACAGCTCTGAAGGACTAGTCCAATTATTCAAACGCAAATCTAGTTAGGTAATTCACCAAGCTTGACTTTTGTGGTTTGTTGTTTGCCATTGCGAACAAAAGTTACGGTCACTTCTTCGCCAACAGTAAATCTGCCGATAACAGATGACAAAGTATTATTCTCGTCAACTGATTGATCATTAATTTTAACTATCACATCTTTGTCTTGTAGGCCACCATTGTCAGCTGGTCCACCAGCCACAACACCAGATGAACCATTTGAGCCATTAATGTAGGCACCTTGTTCATTCTGGATTTTCAACTGAGAGGCCACAGAAGGATTAAGTTGCACATATCGAACTCCTAGATATGGCCTTTCTAACTTACCCGTCTTCAGCATGCCATTAATTAGTCCTTTGGCATCATTTATTGGTATCGCAAAGCCAATATTTTGTGCACCATCGCCTGCAACTGCGGTATTTATACCAATCACCTCTCCATTGGCATTCACTAATGGCCCTCCTGAGTTACCCTGGTTGATTGCAGCATCTGTTTGGAACATATTTTGTAAACTCTCGGCATTTGTACCCTGACCATCGGAAGCCTGCACACTTCTTCCATACCCTGACAATATTCCAGATGTTACTGTATTCTGGAATTGCCCCAAGGCGTTCCCAATAGCAATAACAGTATCACCAACCTGGGCTTTACTAGAATCGCCCAATTTTGCCACAACTAGTTTCTTTCCTTTAGTATTATTGATCTTTAAGAATCCGATATCTAAAGAGTCTGATTCAGATGTAGTCCCAACTACACTAACATCATCAAGAACGGTACCATCAGACATAGTTACACTAACCTTGGAAGCACCTTCCGGCACAACATGGCGATTAGTCAACACATAACCACTATCACTAATAATAAAACCTGTCCCTGCGCTCTGTTGCTCAACAGATCTCTGCCCAAAAAAGCCATCTTGAACACCTTGACTAGTGACATTAATTGAAACAACACTTGGGCCTACGGCTTTTGCTAAACTACTTATCAAATTACTCTGTTCTTCAACTGCTTGTCTACCCTGCTCAACGCTAGCATTTTGAGAAGTATTGGATTGTTGTTTACTATTTGCCCCAATAAAACCACCTGCAAAACCAGCACTCAAACTTATAAAAATAATCGCCAACATCCCTAACGCTCCACCCTTTTGTGACGAAGAAGGTTTTGGCCTTGTTAGATTTATTCGTTTTTTTGGTTTTATTACTTCTGGTTTTGCAATCGGTTGCTGATTATCCATGTATCCTCCGAGGTGATGGTTATATTATTTTATTACCCCAATCCGAAAAAATAAGAGTTATGACAATAACGGCTATCATCATAAATATTACTTGTCTTCTGATTAAAGTTGTCAATCGATCGGTCTGGTCCAGATAGTATAATGAAGCCAGTCCAAATCCTAGTACTATTAATATCAACGCAACCTGAGAAAAAGCTTGATAGTATATTAACCAGAAAGAAAGTATCCACGAAAGTGATGCGCCAAACAATCCCCAAGCATTAGAAAGAAATGAAGCATGTTTTTCTTCAAACCCAGAGAAAAAATGCCTTGCAACAGAATAACAGACTATCCAAGTCATAAACATAATAACTAACGCTGTTGACCCACCCCACTCCAGATATACAGCTACTAGTCCATACAAAAATGCCAGAAATGCCTGCAACGAAATCCCAAATATACTTGAACTAGGCTTAACTAACACTAGCCACAATGCATATGCTACTGCCCAAATCAGCTGAATTAATGCGCTGGATGTGTTGACCATGAAAATAATTGTCGAGATTCCAATTATTAAGTCAACTGCGTTTGCCCGTATTAATGGAAGCCAATATCGTGGTCTAACCGAAAAGATGCGCCACTTACTAAGTATTACTATAGCGATTGCTAATTGAACAAGGTTCAACCGAATTAATACATACACTAGTAATGGCATTATCACAGTCAAAAATAAATGAAAGACATGTGAAAAACCACTAATCGGTTTTATTTTATCGGTTACTCGTTTCATCTTGCCCTAATATTATAACAAAGTCTGCATTTTCTGGGGGAGTAATACCTTCTGGCAAGTTTGTTGTCGCTGTTGTCTTGTATCGAAGCTCTAGGTAGCGCTTAGTATATTTCGTGTCTTTCTTTTTTAGGTCAACGATTATTGTATTCTGGTAATCTTTGCTTGGCGCATCATCAACATTAATAACATTATATCCGTAGCCTTTTAGAATATCCGCCTTACTAGTAGCCAACCCGCTCCTTGTTGTACCGTTTAGTACTTGTATACCAGCATTTTCTTTCTTAAGAAAACCATCGATAAACGTTGTGCGAATAAAATTTTGAATATCATTATACCTATATATACCTTCTTTTGGAACCTGGATTGAGCCAAGACCCAAACTTGAGCTTCCGCTACCTATCAAAACATTTGGTTCATCCACCAAAC from Candidatus Nomurabacteria bacterium harbors:
- a CDS encoding trypsin-like peptidase domain-containing protein, whose translation is MDNQQPIAKPEVIKPKKRINLTRPKPSSSQKGGALGMLAIIFISLSAGFAGGFIGANSKQQSNTSQNASVEQGRQAVEEQSNLISSLAKAVGPSVVSINVTSQGVQDGFFGQRSVEQQSAGTGFIISDSGYVLTNRHVVPEGASKVSVTMSDGTVLDDVSVVGTTSESDSLDIGFLKINNTKGKKLVVAKLGDSSKAQVGDTVIAIGNALGQFQNTVTSGILSGYGRSVQASDGQGTNAESLQNMFQTDAAINQGNSGGPLVNANGEVIGINTAVAGDGAQNIGFAIPINDAKGLINGMLKTGKLERPYLGVRYVQLNPSVASQLKIQNEQGAYINGSNGSSGVVAGGPADNGGLQDKDVIVKINDQSVDENNTLSSVIGRFTVGEEVTVTFVRNGKQQTTKVKLGELPN
- a CDS encoding peptide chain release factor N(5)-glutamine methyltransferase; its protein translation is MQIFQWLDNARKKMNSTGITSSELDSLLLLEYVLSINRASILAHPEITLTQTQITKLAKLLKCRLAREPLAYILGHKEFFGRDFIVNPDALIPRPESESFIEILKKQDFEEQTIIDIGCGSGVLGITTKLELPSNTVILSDVSDKALSVAKQNIQKHSVDCRTIKANLLPASIDANIIVANLPYVPINLKVQPELNFEPAIALYAKDGGMELYQKLWSQISTKPSIHFVLTESLVFQHNDMAVIAKSAGFLPDSSEGLVQLFKRKSS